In Gimesia panareensis, the genomic window GTCAACCCGCGTGCCAGCCGGACCTCGCCGTTCGTCTCCAAGGCCACGGGGCTCCCGCTGCCGAAAGTCGCCGCCAAAGTCATGGCCGGCGTCTCACTGCTGGAACAGAACGTCACCAAAGAGCCCGCTCCCAAACACACCTCGGTCAAAGAGAGCGTCTTCCCCTTCTCCCGCTTCCTGGGCGTCGACATCATCCTCGGCCCCGAAATGCGGTCCACCGGGGAAGTCATGGGGATCTCACAGGGCTTCGCGATGGCCTTCGCCAAAAGTCAACTGGCTGCCAACACGAATCTTCCCTCCGAAGGCACCGTCTTCATCAGCATGGCCGACCTCTACAAAGACATGATCATCGATCCGGCCCGACGGCTGATCGAACTCGGCTTCAAGATCGTCTCGACTTCCGGCACCGCCCGCGTCCTCCGCGAAGCAGGCCTGGAAGTCTCGACCGTCAAGAAGCTTAAAGAGGGTCGGCCCAACCTGCTCGACATGATGGCCAACCAGGAAGTCCAGTTCATCTTCAACACGCCCAGTGGTAAAGGCTCGCGGACGGACGAAGGCAAGATTCGTTCAGCTTCGGTCTCGTACGGCGTCACCTGCGTCACCACGATCCCGGGCTGCCTGGCGGTTGTCAAAGCCCTCGAAGCACTCGCCGAAGATGCCACACCTCAGGTCCGTGCTCTGCAGGACTGGATGGCCGAAATCTAAACAAAATTTCAAGTCGCTGTGCTCCTCACTCTGAAGTGGAGCACAGCCTTGTCTTCTAATTTCCTCACCGGTTCCGCTTCTTGCGTTTGGCATACGTTTCGCGCCGCTTCTCGGAGTGGAACACGAAGTAGCCGTTGATCTCATGCACTTCGGTTCCCCCGAAAATGCTCGTCAGCTTCTTCTGGTACCACAGCCGCCGTCGTGTGACCATCACCATCCGACCCCCGATCTTCAGACGGTTAAAGCCCTTCATGATGAACTGCTTGGCGACCGAAAAATCTTCATGGTACGGCGGATTCGACAGGATCCAGTCGAAGTCGGTCTCCCGGTGATCCTGGAGCCCGTCGCTCTGCAGGATCGTCACCCCCGCGAGCTGATTCCGTTCCGCGTTCTGCCGCGCAACTTGCACCGCCCGCGGGTCGATGTCGGTCATCACCACGTTTTCCGGCCCCACAATCGACGCCGCCAGGATCCCCACCACACCCCAGCCACAGCCCAGATCCAACACTCGCTCTCCCGGAGCAAATGTCACCGTCGACAGCATCGCTTCCGTACCACGATCCAGATTTTGGGGAGAAAATAATTCCGCAGCCGTTTCAAACTGGAACTGACGACTATGATAAGAAATGGAAAACGACATGCAGGCTCAATAAGTCTGGTAGTAGAAACGGTTTTCTGTTAAGAATCTCTCTCTGGTAAGTACTGGAATCACACTGCTGTTTACGGTATCTTCACTGGAAACATACACGGCCTGTAAAGATTTCTCCATGATCAGCATTCGATTTCCTCCGATGTTGGTTATTTTTTTCGGCTCTGATACCTGTGCGGGCAAGGATCTGGCGTATGGATAAAGTCGCTCACTCTCATTTCAAACCGGGACTGACCACCTGGATTCTCACGAGTCTGGTGCTGGGCATCTCCTGTGGTTTGTTCTTTGGCGAGTTGTGTGCCCCGCTCAAAGTCGTCGGCGAGATCTTCATCGGCCTCTTGCAGATGACCGTGCTTCCCTACATCACCCTTTCGTTGATCGTCAACCTCGGACGGATTTCCATCAGACAGACCCGGCACATGGCTTTGACCGTGGTCACCCTGATGCTGATTCTCTGGGGGATCGGCCTGTTTACCGTCTGCCTGATGTCCTTCTCCTTCCCCTTCTGGCAGAAAGGGGCGTTCTTCAGTACCAGTATCATCGAAGGCCCCAAAACCGAAAGCCTTTACGATCTGTTTATCCCCGCGAATCCGTTCTTCTCGCTGGCGAATAATGCGGTGCCCGCAGTTGTGCTGTTTTCCATCGGGGTCGGCATCGCCATCAGTACCCTCCCCAAACGAGAACATCTGCTCGACCCGCTGACCGTCGCCGTCAGTGCGCTGATGAAACTCAACCGCTTCGTTGTACACCTCTCCCCCTTCGGTGTTTTCGCCATCGTCTCCTACGCCGTCGGCACACTCCCCTTTGAAAAGTTCGGCCTGCTCCAGGCCTACCTGATTACTTATACCGTCGCCACCCTGATTCTGACCGTCGGCATTCTGCCCATGCTGATCTCGCTCTGCACCCCGGTCCGCTACTGGGACGCGTTCCGCGTTTCGCAGCCGGCAGTCATCGCGGCGTTCGTCCTCAGCAGCACATTCGCCGTCCTGCCGATCATCGTCGAATCGGCCCGCGAAATCCTGGAGAAATACAAACTCGAAGATGACAAAACCGGCGGCTCGCCCGATGTGCTGGTCCCCCTCGTCTTCCCCTTTCCCGACTTGGGCCGTATCGTCGGGCTGATCTTCATTCCGTTTTCCGCCTGGTTCTACGGAGCCAGCCTGATGCCCGAACAATATCCCAAATTCCTCTCGCTCGGCATGGCCGGCTCGTTCGCCAAACCTGCAGTCACCATCCCCTGGCTGCTCGACCTGATGCACATTCCGCACGACATCTTCCAGCTCTACCTGGCGGTCGGCGTCTATACCACCCGCCTGGGCGATGCCCTGCGGTCTGTCTACCTCTTCTCCTTTGCCGTCCTCACCGCCGCCTCCCTCTCGGGCACACTCAAAGTGCAGTGGAAGCGCTTTATTACCTACACTCTGCTCTCCCTGGTCCTGGCAGGTATCGTCATCGGCAGTATTCACGGCATACTGGAATTCACGTTTAAAAACCTGTACCAGTCCAAAGCGATGATCGCCGACCGACAGCTGCTCTTCCCCGGCGTCAAGGAAACCATCCTTCAGGAAACCGCCCCCAATCCCGACCCGATCCAGCCCGGCGAGACGCGCATCCATCGCATCCGCCGCCGCGGTAAGATCCGGCTCGGCTTCGACGCCAAACGACTGCCGTTCTCGTATTTTAACGATCGCGGCGAACTGGTCGGCTTCGACATCGATATGGCCCATCGTCTGGCGCTCGACCTCGGCGTGGATATCGAGTTTGTCCCCTTCCGGCCACAAACACTC contains:
- a CDS encoding class I SAM-dependent methyltransferase, giving the protein MSFSISYHSRQFQFETAAELFSPQNLDRGTEAMLSTVTFAPGERVLDLGCGWGVVGILAASIVGPENVVMTDIDPRAVQVARQNAERNQLAGVTILQSDGLQDHRETDFDWILSNPPYHEDFSVAKQFIMKGFNRLKIGGRMVMVTRRRLWYQKKLTSIFGGTEVHEINGYFVFHSEKRRETYAKRKKRNR
- a CDS encoding cation:dicarboxylate symporter family transporter; its protein translation is MDKVAHSHFKPGLTTWILTSLVLGISCGLFFGELCAPLKVVGEIFIGLLQMTVLPYITLSLIVNLGRISIRQTRHMALTVVTLMLILWGIGLFTVCLMSFSFPFWQKGAFFSTSIIEGPKTESLYDLFIPANPFFSLANNAVPAVVLFSIGVGIAISTLPKREHLLDPLTVAVSALMKLNRFVVHLSPFGVFAIVSYAVGTLPFEKFGLLQAYLITYTVATLILTVGILPMLISLCTPVRYWDAFRVSQPAVIAAFVLSSTFAVLPIIVESAREILEKYKLEDDKTGGSPDVLVPLVFPFPDLGRIVGLIFIPFSAWFYGASLMPEQYPKFLSLGMAGSFAKPAVTIPWLLDLMHIPHDIFQLYLAVGVYTTRLGDALRSVYLFSFAVLTAASLSGTLKVQWKRFITYTLLSLVLAGIVIGSIHGILEFTFKNLYQSKAMIADRQLLFPGVKETILQETAPNPDPIQPGETRIHRIRRRGKIRLGFDAKRLPFSYFNDRGELVGFDIDMAHRLALDLGVDIEFVPFRPQTLVKQLNGDHFDLAMSGLEGTIERATAFPVADSYMDVTLAIVLHDYRKVDFLEFEKIRISPELKIAVVANSFFDEKAHEFFPNASFISINSEEDFFEGKADGADLLVTSAEAGAAWTLLYPEFSVINPFKKNVRVPMYYLGAHDIEFEEFMEVWLELKKKEGVFEELYNYWIFGKDDKDTEPRWSIIRDVLHWVD